The following coding sequences are from one Luteimonas sp. S4-F44 window:
- the gmk gene encoding guanylate kinase — protein sequence MRGTLFIVAAPSGAGKSSIVNACLSRDPDIALSISFTSRAPRPGERHAEHYHFVGKDTFQQMIEAGEFFEHALVHGDWKGTARQSVEPQLAAGKDVLLEIDWQGARQVRALVPEAVSVFILPPSREALDQRMRKRGQDSEAVMAQRLAAAQEEMSHYDEFDYLVVNEDFDRAVAEMCAIFSASRLRRERQAERHAGLIARLLSGH from the coding sequence ATGCGCGGCACGCTGTTCATCGTCGCGGCGCCGTCGGGCGCCGGCAAGTCGAGCATCGTCAACGCCTGCCTGTCGCGCGATCCGGACATTGCATTGTCGATCTCGTTCACCTCGCGCGCGCCACGGCCGGGCGAGCGTCATGCCGAGCACTACCACTTCGTCGGCAAGGACACCTTCCAGCAAATGATCGAGGCGGGCGAGTTCTTCGAACACGCGCTGGTGCACGGCGACTGGAAGGGCACCGCCCGTCAGTCGGTGGAGCCGCAACTGGCTGCCGGCAAGGACGTGCTGCTGGAGATCGACTGGCAGGGCGCGCGGCAGGTCCGGGCGCTGGTGCCCGAGGCGGTCAGCGTCTTCATCCTGCCGCCCTCGCGCGAGGCGCTCGATCAGCGCATGCGCAAGCGCGGCCAGGACAGCGAGGCGGTGATGGCCCAGCGCCTGGCGGCCGCGCAGGAGGAGATGTCACACTACGACGAGTTCGACTACCTGGTGGTCAACGAGGACTTCGACCGTGCGGTCGCCGAGATGTGCGCGATCTTCAGCGCCAGCCGCCTGCGCCGGGAGCGCCAGGCCGAGCGCCATGCCGGGCTGATCGCAAGGCTGCTGTCGGGGCATTGA
- a CDS encoding RidA family protein, with product MPRTPISTQDAPAAIGPYSQAVRAGDTVYFSGQIPLDPATGEIVEGDISAQARRAFDNLKAVAEAAGGSMADIVRVGLYVTDLGEFAQVNAVMADYFDAPYPARSTIEVPALPKGARFEVDAVMVLA from the coding sequence ATGCCCCGCACGCCCATCAGCACCCAGGACGCGCCCGCCGCGATCGGCCCGTACTCCCAGGCCGTCCGCGCCGGCGACACCGTGTACTTCTCGGGGCAGATCCCGCTCGATCCGGCGACCGGCGAGATCGTCGAGGGCGACATCTCGGCGCAAGCGCGTCGCGCATTTGACAACCTCAAGGCCGTGGCCGAAGCGGCCGGCGGCAGCATGGCCGACATCGTGCGCGTGGGCCTGTACGTCACCGATCTGGGCGAGTTCGCACAGGTCAATGCGGTGATGGCCGATTACTTCGACGCGCCGTATCCCGCGCGCTCGACAATCGAAGTGCCGGCGCTGCCCAAGGGCGCGCGCTTCGAGGTCGACGCGGTGATGGTGCTCGCCTGA
- a CDS encoding bifunctional (p)ppGpp synthetase/guanosine-3',5'-bis(diphosphate) 3'-pyrophosphohydrolase, with translation MTPAPPASLVTPDVSGDDALPDYVRDLDRAALYLPDEQRALLRRAWEVGAAAHAGQMRKSGEPYITHPVAVARVLAEQKVDVETLVAAILHDTIEDTPLTREQLAEQFGEPVAELVDGVTKLDKLNFSSRQEADAESFRKMMLAMARDLRVILIKLADRLHNMRTLGAQPGPSRERIARETLEVYAPIAQRLGMNRIKAELQDLGFHALHPIRHMVLEKRIRNQPLVRREALASIEAQLAQRLTSAGLQYRLVGRVKSPWSIYNKMQAEGKTFTQVMDVFGYRIIVGNAADCYHALGIAHAVFKPLDGRFRDFIAIPKANGYQSLHTVLFGPYGAPIEVQIRTEEMDLIAERGIAAHWAYKHGGEGPNSAQSRAHSWIAGLLESQRTTGSSLEFLENVKVDLFPDEVYLFTPKGDIMSLPRNSTALDFAYSVHTDIGNQAVAARVDGKLVPLRTQLASGQRVEIVTAKSSMPRPQWLEFVATGKARTAIRAQLKQLQHEDAVQLGHRMLDRALEGLGTSLDRLPQERLDTYLSEARYPRLEELMADIALGNWMPAQVASALAQHDADAEGDRPTARAGETIRIRGDERGVIAFANCCMPIPGDDIMGYHTTGRGIVVHRLDCPNVAEFRKSPERWVAIDWDREVVGDYNVALRIEVENHPGVLAQVAAAIARAHSNIDGVEYLERDSTVAAIRFSIEVKHRKHLADVIRRTRRLPVVHGVQRM, from the coding sequence ATGACGCCCGCCCCTCCCGCCAGCCTCGTCACGCCGGATGTGTCCGGCGACGACGCGCTGCCCGATTACGTCCGCGACCTCGACCGCGCCGCGCTCTATCTGCCCGATGAGCAGCGCGCGCTGTTGCGCCGTGCATGGGAGGTCGGCGCGGCGGCGCACGCCGGGCAGATGCGCAAGTCCGGCGAGCCCTACATCACCCATCCGGTCGCAGTTGCCCGGGTGCTGGCCGAGCAGAAGGTCGACGTCGAGACCCTGGTCGCGGCGATCCTGCACGACACCATCGAGGACACGCCGCTCACGCGCGAGCAACTGGCCGAACAGTTCGGCGAGCCGGTGGCCGAACTCGTCGATGGCGTGACCAAGCTCGACAAGCTCAACTTCAGCAGCCGGCAGGAAGCCGATGCCGAGAGCTTCCGCAAGATGATGCTGGCGATGGCGCGCGACCTGCGCGTGATCCTGATCAAGCTCGCCGACCGCCTGCACAACATGCGCACGCTCGGCGCGCAGCCAGGGCCGTCGCGCGAGCGTATCGCGCGCGAAACCCTGGAGGTCTACGCGCCGATCGCCCAGCGGCTGGGCATGAACCGGATCAAGGCCGAATTGCAGGACCTGGGGTTCCATGCGCTGCATCCGATCCGCCACATGGTGCTCGAAAAGCGCATCCGCAATCAGCCGCTGGTGCGGCGCGAGGCGCTGGCGAGCATCGAGGCGCAACTGGCGCAGCGGCTGACCAGCGCCGGCCTGCAGTACCGGCTGGTGGGCCGGGTGAAGTCGCCCTGGAGCATCTACAACAAGATGCAGGCCGAGGGGAAAACCTTCACCCAGGTCATGGACGTGTTCGGCTACCGGATCATCGTCGGCAACGCCGCCGACTGTTACCACGCGCTGGGCATCGCGCACGCCGTGTTCAAGCCGCTGGACGGACGCTTCCGCGATTTCATCGCGATCCCCAAGGCCAACGGCTACCAGTCGCTGCACACCGTGCTGTTCGGGCCGTACGGCGCGCCGATCGAGGTGCAGATCCGGACCGAGGAGATGGACCTGATCGCCGAGCGCGGCATTGCCGCGCACTGGGCCTACAAGCACGGCGGCGAAGGCCCCAACAGCGCCCAGTCGCGCGCGCATTCGTGGATCGCCGGCCTGCTGGAATCCCAACGCACGACCGGCTCGTCGCTGGAATTCCTGGAAAACGTCAAGGTCGATCTGTTTCCCGACGAGGTCTACCTGTTCACGCCCAAGGGCGACATCATGTCGCTGCCGCGCAACTCGACCGCGCTCGACTTCGCCTACTCGGTGCACACCGACATCGGCAATCAGGCGGTCGCCGCGCGTGTGGACGGCAAGCTGGTGCCGCTGCGCACGCAGCTCGCCAGTGGTCAGCGCGTGGAGATCGTCACCGCCAAGTCCTCGATGCCGCGGCCGCAGTGGCTGGAGTTCGTGGCCACCGGCAAGGCCCGGACCGCGATCCGCGCTCAGCTCAAGCAACTGCAGCACGAGGACGCGGTGCAACTGGGCCACCGGATGCTCGACCGCGCGCTGGAGGGGCTGGGGACCTCGCTCGATCGGCTGCCGCAGGAGCGGCTCGACACGTACCTGTCCGAGGCGCGCTATCCGCGGCTCGAGGAACTGATGGCCGACATCGCGCTGGGCAACTGGATGCCCGCGCAGGTGGCGTCGGCCCTGGCGCAACACGATGCCGACGCCGAAGGCGATCGACCGACGGCGCGGGCCGGCGAGACGATCCGGATCCGCGGCGACGAGCGCGGGGTCATCGCATTCGCCAACTGCTGCATGCCGATTCCCGGCGACGACATCATGGGCTACCACACCACCGGGCGCGGCATCGTCGTGCATCGGCTCGACTGCCCCAACGTCGCCGAATTCCGCAAGTCGCCCGAGCGCTGGGTCGCGATCGACTGGGACCGCGAGGTCGTCGGCGACTACAACGTTGCGCTGCGCATCGAGGTCGAGAACCACCCCGGCGTGCTGGCGCAGGTGGCCGCGGCGATCGCGCGCGCGCATTCCAATATCGACGGCGTCGAATACCTCGAGCGCGACAGCACGGTCGCCGCGATCCGGTTTTCGATCGAGGTCAAGCACCGCAAGCACCTGGCCGACGTCATCCGTCGCACCCGCCGCCTGCCGGTCGTCCACGGCGTGCAGCGGATGTAG
- a CDS encoding RNA polymerase sigma factor produces the protein METWFQREILPHEAALVRFLARKWVHPNEVQDIRHDIYIRVLLAAERQRPHSPKAFLFDVARKLLVDRVRRERIVAFDLLADVDSLNVLIDELSPERRAAGREQMHRLSTLFRRLPPRCRQVVWMRRIEDLPQKEIARRLGIAEATVEKHLMRGIALLADALYGKSGEHRDTEETWTRMATGHGR, from the coding sequence TTGGAGACCTGGTTCCAGCGCGAGATCCTGCCTCACGAGGCCGCGCTCGTCCGCTTCCTGGCGCGCAAATGGGTGCACCCCAACGAAGTGCAGGACATCCGGCACGACATCTACATCCGCGTCCTGCTGGCCGCCGAGCGCCAACGTCCGCATTCGCCCAAGGCGTTCCTGTTCGATGTGGCGCGCAAGCTGCTGGTGGACCGCGTGCGCCGCGAGCGCATCGTGGCCTTCGACCTGCTGGCCGACGTGGACAGCCTGAACGTCCTCATCGACGAACTGTCGCCGGAGCGGCGCGCCGCCGGTCGCGAACAGATGCACCGCCTCTCGACCCTGTTCCGGCGCCTGCCGCCGCGCTGTCGCCAGGTCGTGTGGATGCGCCGGATCGAGGATCTTCCGCAAAAGGAGATCGCCCGCCGCTTGGGGATCGCCGAAGCGACTGTGGAAAAACACCTCATGCGCGGCATCGCCTTGCTGGCCGATGCGCTGTACGGCAAGTCGGGCGAACATCGTGACACTGAGGAGACGTGGACAAGGATGGCAACGGGTCATGGGCGATAG
- a CDS encoding S9 family peptidase has product MRAAITQQRRTTRGARSLLRALVLRTSAGACIAMACALPLQARDGVPSAAQVVDLKEVGDPQISPDGATIAYTVETPRPAGDSNLRRIWRVASDGRSAPVELAAPDTAADRMPRWSPDGTHLSFLSTRPAPDEDTTAPRASSQVWTTTADGAIPRPLTTSAGDVTAFAWSADGTRLAYLAIDPPSPERAARIARKDDAVEVGRDAQFTRLWVSDANGRDARALTPSDLQVQDLAWSPDGRSFALRVSDEVGLGAMWYRSSVVLVSAEDGGMLGTVTTRASGGPLAWSPDGTRLLYGQLGPHGHTATRRVYAPASDTHVALATAWPGTLRTLQWRDDGTLVGIGLRGVRPHLLAVDPGDGAVVELVELQGPVRGLSLARNGRVALAHGRAEQPPEVGTLSKAEVLGGGRVTWLTDTNPQVHAWPLGQVRDRVWTSSRDGRPIHGVLVLPPDWRPGTLLPTLVQAHGGPADAWLSGWLGSWHDWAQSLAMRGYAVLLPNPRGSYGQGDDFTSLARGDWGDGPFQDVLDGLDALEAEGIADPERVAIGGWSYGGYLSAWAVGHSDRFRTAIVGAAVIDTAVMALTTDVPYEYLPGYFGNVLEQRDLYDRNSPIRSAQNVAVPVLVLHGEDDRRVPISQGEQFHRALQVNGTPVEMVRYPRGPHWFEAREQERDVLERVLGWLERHL; this is encoded by the coding sequence ATGCGCGCCGCCATTACCCAGCAGCGCCGCACGACGCGGGGCGCCCGATCGCTGCTGCGCGCGCTGGTGTTGCGCACCTCGGCTGGCGCCTGCATCGCGATGGCCTGCGCGCTGCCGCTGCAGGCACGCGATGGCGTGCCATCCGCGGCGCAGGTCGTCGACCTCAAGGAAGTCGGCGATCCGCAGATCAGTCCTGACGGGGCCACCATCGCCTACACGGTGGAGACGCCGCGCCCGGCGGGCGATTCGAACCTGCGCCGCATCTGGCGCGTGGCCAGCGACGGCCGCAGCGCGCCAGTGGAACTCGCCGCGCCAGACACCGCCGCCGACCGGATGCCGCGCTGGTCGCCCGACGGCACGCACCTGAGCTTTCTGTCCACGCGCCCCGCGCCGGACGAGGACACGACGGCCCCGCGGGCATCGAGCCAGGTCTGGACCACGACCGCCGACGGCGCGATACCGCGTCCCCTGACCACCTCGGCCGGCGACGTCACCGCCTTCGCATGGTCGGCCGACGGCACGCGCCTGGCCTATCTGGCGATCGACCCGCCCTCGCCCGAACGCGCTGCTCGGATCGCACGCAAGGACGATGCGGTCGAGGTCGGGCGCGATGCGCAGTTCACGCGGCTGTGGGTCAGCGATGCGAACGGCCGCGATGCCCGGGCCCTGACCCCGTCGGACCTGCAGGTCCAGGACCTGGCCTGGTCGCCGGACGGCCGCAGCTTCGCACTGCGGGTCTCCGACGAGGTCGGCCTCGGCGCCATGTGGTACCGCTCGAGCGTCGTGCTGGTCTCGGCCGAGGACGGCGGCATGCTGGGCACGGTCACCACGCGTGCCTCCGGTGGGCCGCTGGCGTGGTCGCCCGACGGCACGCGGCTGCTGTACGGACAGCTCGGCCCGCACGGGCACACCGCCACACGCAGGGTCTATGCCCCGGCCAGCGACACCCACGTCGCGCTCGCAACGGCATGGCCCGGCACGCTGCGCACATTGCAGTGGCGCGACGACGGCACGCTGGTCGGGATCGGCCTGCGCGGCGTGCGGCCGCATCTGCTGGCCGTCGATCCGGGCGACGGCGCGGTCGTGGAACTGGTCGAACTGCAGGGGCCCGTCCGCGGCCTGAGCCTGGCGCGCAACGGCCGGGTCGCGCTGGCCCATGGCCGTGCCGAGCAGCCACCCGAGGTCGGCACGTTGTCGAAGGCCGAGGTCCTGGGCGGCGGCCGCGTGACCTGGCTGACCGACACCAATCCGCAGGTCCACGCCTGGCCGCTGGGCCAGGTTCGCGACCGCGTCTGGACAAGCTCGCGCGATGGCCGGCCGATCCATGGCGTGCTCGTGCTGCCGCCCGACTGGCGACCGGGCACGCTGCTGCCGACCCTGGTGCAGGCCCACGGCGGGCCGGCCGACGCCTGGCTGTCGGGCTGGCTGGGCTCCTGGCACGACTGGGCGCAATCGCTTGCCATGCGTGGCTACGCGGTGCTGCTGCCCAATCCGCGCGGCTCCTACGGGCAAGGCGACGACTTCACCTCGCTGGCGCGCGGCGACTGGGGCGATGGCCCATTCCAGGACGTGCTCGACGGGCTGGACGCGCTCGAGGCCGAGGGCATCGCCGATCCGGAACGCGTGGCGATCGGCGGCTGGAGCTACGGCGGCTACCTGTCGGCCTGGGCGGTCGGTCACAGCGACCGCTTCCGCACCGCGATCGTCGGCGCGGCGGTCATCGACACCGCCGTGATGGCGCTGACCACCGACGTGCCCTACGAGTATCTGCCTGGCTACTTCGGCAACGTGCTCGAGCAGCGCGACCTCTACGACCGCAACTCGCCGATCCGCAGCGCGCAAAACGTCGCAGTGCCAGTGCTGGTGCTGCATGGCGAAGACGACCGGCGCGTGCCGATCTCGCAGGGCGAACAGTTCCATCGCGCGCTGCAGGTCAACGGCACGCCGGTGGAGATGGTGCGCTATCCGCGCGGCCCGCACTGGTTCGAGGCGCGCGAGCAGGAACGCGACGTGCTCGAACGCGTGCTGGGCTGGCTCGAGCGCCATCTGTAA
- the recG gene encoding ATP-dependent DNA helicase RecG, producing MSRPALAAAGAASVSTLPGVGPKVADKLAARGLATVGDLWLHLPRQYEDRTRVVPIRSLRSGVPAQVQGQVEAVDRAFRRRPMLRVAIGDGSGATLVLRFFHFRAAQLAQFAVGTQLCVYGTPRPGQHGLEIVHPSYRVVGDAADPVVEDALDPVYPAIEGIGPATLRRMIGHALDRLPDGDALELVPADLLAGLALPTLHEALLTVHRPPPDVDLGALLSGRHPAQRRLALEEMLAHHLSLRRQRIALQAHRAPVLRPGPLAAAMEASLPFALTGAQRRVHAEIVRDLAQPRPMLRLVQGDVGSGKTVVAALAALAAIDSGRQAALMAPTELLAEQHFRNLSTWLTPLGVRVVWLAGKVTGRARAAAAADIAAGVAQLVVGTHALMQQAVEFHDLALAIIDEQHRFGVHQRLALRDKGAQAGSVPHQLVMTATPIPRTLAMAAYADLDVSAIDELPPGRTPVKTVVLGAGRRAELIDRVRAACAQGRQAYWVCTLIDESDEVVAQAAQTTFEQLSAALPDLRIGFVHGRLRAAEKQAAMRAFKDGHSDLLVATTVIEVGVDVPNASLMVIENAERLGLAQLHQLRGRVGRGSAASSCVLLYQPPLSRTARERLDTMRTTGDGFVIAEKDLALRGPGELLGTRQTGLAEFRLADLARDADLLPVVHRLGEAMLRTDPHRADRLVARWIGGAARYAAA from the coding sequence ATGAGCAGGCCGGCGCTCGCCGCCGCCGGCGCCGCCTCGGTGTCGACGCTGCCCGGCGTCGGCCCGAAGGTCGCCGACAAGCTGGCCGCGCGCGGGTTGGCCACGGTTGGCGACCTGTGGCTGCACCTGCCGCGCCAGTACGAGGACCGGACCCGGGTCGTGCCGATCCGTTCACTGCGGAGCGGCGTGCCTGCCCAGGTGCAGGGCCAGGTCGAGGCGGTGGATCGCGCATTCCGCCGTCGTCCGATGCTCCGTGTCGCGATCGGCGACGGATCGGGGGCGACGCTGGTGCTGCGGTTTTTCCATTTCCGCGCCGCCCAACTGGCGCAGTTCGCGGTTGGCACGCAACTGTGCGTCTACGGCACCCCGCGACCGGGGCAGCACGGCCTGGAAATCGTCCATCCCAGCTACCGGGTCGTCGGCGACGCCGCCGATCCGGTGGTCGAGGACGCGCTCGATCCGGTCTATCCGGCCATCGAGGGCATCGGACCGGCGACGCTGCGCCGCATGATCGGGCATGCGCTTGACCGCTTGCCCGACGGCGACGCGTTGGAACTGGTGCCGGCCGACCTGCTCGCCGGGCTCGCGTTGCCGACGTTGCACGAGGCGCTGCTGACGGTGCATCGCCCGCCGCCGGATGTGGACCTGGGCGCCTTGTTGTCCGGACGTCATCCGGCGCAGCGGCGGCTGGCGTTGGAGGAGATGCTGGCCCATCACCTGAGCCTGCGGCGGCAGCGGATTGCGCTGCAGGCGCATCGCGCGCCGGTGTTGCGACCCGGGCCGCTCGCGGCGGCGATGGAGGCCAGCCTGCCGTTCGCGCTGACCGGCGCGCAGCGCCGCGTGCATGCCGAGATCGTGCGCGATCTCGCACAGCCGCGTCCGATGCTGCGCCTGGTGCAGGGCGATGTGGGTAGCGGCAAGACCGTCGTCGCGGCGTTGGCCGCGCTTGCGGCGATCGACTCGGGCCGCCAGGCGGCGCTGATGGCGCCGACCGAGCTGCTGGCCGAGCAGCATTTCCGCAACCTGTCGACCTGGCTCACGCCGCTGGGCGTCCGCGTCGTCTGGCTGGCCGGCAAGGTCACCGGACGCGCGCGCGCGGCCGCCGCTGCGGACATCGCCGCCGGCGTCGCGCAACTGGTGGTCGGCACCCATGCGCTGATGCAGCAGGCGGTCGAGTTCCACGACCTGGCGCTGGCGATCATCGACGAGCAGCACCGCTTCGGCGTGCACCAGCGCCTGGCGCTGCGCGACAAGGGCGCGCAGGCGGGCAGCGTGCCGCATCAACTGGTGATGACCGCCACGCCGATTCCACGCACATTGGCGATGGCGGCCTACGCCGATCTCGACGTCTCGGCGATCGACGAACTCCCGCCCGGGCGCACGCCGGTGAAGACCGTGGTGCTCGGCGCCGGGCGACGCGCCGAATTGATCGACCGCGTGCGCGCCGCATGCGCGCAGGGCCGGCAGGCGTACTGGGTCTGCACGCTGATCGACGAATCCGACGAAGTCGTCGCACAGGCCGCGCAGACGACGTTCGAGCAACTGTCCGCGGCATTGCCGGACCTGCGGATCGGCTTCGTGCACGGACGCCTGCGGGCCGCGGAGAAGCAGGCCGCGATGCGCGCATTCAAGGACGGCCACAGCGACCTGCTGGTCGCCACAACCGTGATCGAGGTCGGCGTGGACGTGCCCAATGCGTCGTTGATGGTGATCGAGAACGCCGAGCGCCTGGGGCTGGCGCAGTTGCATCAGTTGCGTGGACGCGTCGGGCGCGGCAGCGCGGCGTCGAGCTGCGTGCTGCTGTATCAACCACCGCTCTCGCGCACTGCGCGCGAACGGCTCGACACGATGCGCACGACCGGCGACGGCTTCGTGATCGCCGAGAAAGACCTGGCATTGCGCGGGCCCGGCGAACTGCTGGGCACCCGCCAGACCGGCCTGGCCGAGTTCCGGCTCGCCGACCTGGCACGCGACGCGGATCTGCTGCCGGTCGTCCATCGCCTCGGCGAGGCGATGCTGCGGACCGATCCGCATCGAGCGGACCGATTGGTCGCGCGCTGGATCGGCGGCGCGGCGCGCTATGCGGCGGCATGA
- the rpoZ gene encoding DNA-directed RNA polymerase subunit omega, whose product MARITVEDCLEVVDNRFELVMMAAKRARQLANGVDAQLDNSENDDKPTVLALREIAARRIDQPFIDAVDKSERERKEREALEWAAAEVVADEDMAKGDDL is encoded by the coding sequence ATGGCCCGCATCACCGTAGAAGATTGCCTGGAAGTCGTCGACAACCGCTTCGAGCTGGTCATGATGGCCGCCAAGCGTGCGCGTCAGCTCGCCAATGGCGTCGACGCCCAGCTCGACAACAGCGAGAACGACGACAAGCCGACCGTCCTGGCGCTGCGCGAGATCGCCGCGCGCCGGATCGACCAGCCGTTCATCGACGCCGTCGACAAGTCCGAGCGCGAGCGCAAGGAGCGCGAGGCGCTGGAGTGGGCGGCTGCCGAAGTCGTCGCCGACGAAGACATGGCCAAGGGCGACGATCTGTGA
- a CDS encoding FecR domain-containing protein, translating to MGDRERDEQAAAAWLLRQDNGPWSERDAAELEAWLAQSVGHRAAYYRFKGAWQEVGRLQALLGPAGAAPEPVRAAPSPDLPARARRWRLPGLAVAAGVVCAVGLAALVQLSWSRDDVYATRIGALEAVALPDGSRLTLNTDSRLRVDMAGDDRRVRLRQGEAFFEVAKDPARPFVVEAGDTRIIAVGTAFSVRRDGDDVQVVVTEGRVRIETAGGPDKVLQAPLLEAGMAARTQGDAVLVRARSPVELAQDLSWRTGQLVFRDTPMAEAIAEFNRYNTRKLVVEDPAVGALRVGGIFRATELDAFVSLIQQGFPVQARAEDDRIVLTTRQ from the coding sequence ATGGGCGATAGGGAACGCGACGAACAGGCCGCCGCGGCCTGGCTGCTGCGGCAGGACAACGGCCCCTGGAGCGAGCGCGACGCCGCCGAGCTCGAGGCCTGGCTGGCACAGTCGGTCGGCCATCGGGCGGCTTATTACCGCTTCAAGGGCGCCTGGCAGGAAGTGGGCCGGCTGCAGGCGCTGCTGGGGCCAGCAGGCGCCGCGCCGGAACCGGTGCGCGCCGCGCCGTCGCCGGATCTCCCGGCGCGCGCGCGGCGCTGGCGCCTGCCCGGCCTGGCGGTCGCGGCCGGCGTGGTCTGCGCTGTCGGCCTGGCCGCGCTGGTGCAGTTGTCCTGGTCGCGCGACGACGTCTACGCCACCCGTATCGGCGCACTGGAGGCGGTGGCGCTGCCGGACGGCTCGCGGCTGACGCTCAACACCGACAGCCGCCTGCGCGTCGACATGGCCGGCGACGACCGACGCGTGCGCCTGCGCCAGGGCGAAGCCTTCTTCGAGGTTGCCAAGGATCCGGCCCGGCCGTTCGTCGTCGAAGCGGGCGACACGCGGATCATCGCCGTCGGCACCGCGTTCTCGGTGCGGCGCGATGGCGACGACGTGCAGGTGGTGGTCACCGAAGGCCGGGTGCGGATCGAGACCGCAGGCGGCCCCGACAAAGTGCTGCAGGCCCCGCTGCTGGAGGCAGGCATGGCGGCGCGCACGCAGGGCGACGCGGTGCTGGTGCGGGCGCGCTCGCCGGTGGAGCTTGCCCAGGATCTGAGCTGGCGCACCGGTCAGTTGGTGTTCCGCGACACGCCGATGGCCGAGGCGATCGCCGAGTTCAACCGCTACAACACCCGCAAGCTGGTCGTCGAGGATCCGGCGGTCGGCGCGCTGCGCGTGGGCGGCATCTTCCGCGCCACCGAACTCGATGCATTCGTGAGCCTGATCCAGCAGGGCTTCCCGGTCCAGGCCCGGGCCGAAGACGACCGTATCGTGCTGACCACGCGCCAGTGA
- a CDS encoding amidase: MTRRTALKMGAAAAAAYAAGGVGAVFAQPSEDVLDLSAVDLAAAIRKRSVSARETMTAYLARLSALNPRFNAIVSSVDPELLLRQAAAQDEDAAKGRFHGPLHGFPHAVKDTAPVRGMRSTQGSPLLRDNVPAADSLVVSRMRNAGAIFTGKTNVPEFALGSHSYNPIFGVTRNAYDPRKSAGGSSGGSAVALALRMTPLGDGSDFGGSLRNPAGWNNVFGFRPSFGRVPSAPSSDVFSQTYATAGPMARTVADLALMLSVQAGADPRAPFSLKDDPAVFTQPLARDWSGRRIGWLGDLGGALPMEAGLLEACERALSAFRTIGMRVDAATLDEPAEAMWRTAVTLRHLSVGDDLRAYAADPAKRALMKPEALWEVEGFQQLTPERIADAQAGRTRIYEAFRKAFEQFDFLVLPTAQVFPFDVEQHWPREIAGTPMDSYHRWMEVTLPATMAGVPALAVPAGFGGPDDLPLGLQIIGPTHADLAVLQVAHAYEQASPWIAARRPSALNTDA, from the coding sequence ATGACTCGGCGCACGGCATTGAAGATGGGGGCCGCCGCCGCGGCGGCGTATGCGGCGGGCGGCGTCGGCGCGGTGTTCGCGCAACCGAGCGAGGACGTGCTGGACCTGTCCGCCGTGGACCTTGCGGCAGCGATCCGCAAGCGCAGCGTGTCCGCGCGCGAGACGATGACCGCCTACCTCGCACGGCTGTCGGCGCTCAATCCGCGCTTCAACGCCATCGTCTCGTCGGTCGATCCCGAGCTGCTGCTGCGCCAGGCCGCGGCGCAGGACGAGGACGCTGCGAAGGGCCGCTTCCACGGGCCGTTGCACGGGTTTCCGCACGCGGTGAAGGACACCGCGCCAGTGCGCGGCATGCGCAGCACGCAAGGCTCGCCGCTGCTGCGCGACAACGTGCCTGCGGCCGATTCGCTGGTGGTGTCGCGGATGCGCAACGCCGGCGCGATCTTCACCGGCAAGACCAACGTACCGGAATTCGCGCTCGGCTCGCACAGCTACAACCCGATATTCGGCGTGACCCGCAACGCCTACGACCCGCGCAAATCGGCGGGCGGCAGTTCGGGCGGCAGCGCTGTGGCGCTCGCGCTGCGGATGACGCCGTTGGGCGACGGCAGCGATTTCGGCGGTTCGCTGCGCAATCCGGCTGGCTGGAACAACGTGTTCGGCTTCCGGCCGTCGTTCGGGCGTGTACCGTCCGCTCCATCGAGCGATGTCTTCAGCCAGACTTACGCCACCGCCGGGCCGATGGCGCGGACCGTGGCCGACCTCGCGCTGATGCTCTCGGTGCAGGCCGGCGCCGATCCCCGCGCACCGTTCTCGCTCAAGGACGACCCGGCGGTCTTCACCCAACCGCTGGCCCGCGACTGGAGCGGCCGGCGGATCGGCTGGCTCGGCGACCTGGGCGGCGCGCTGCCGATGGAGGCCGGTCTGCTCGAGGCCTGCGAACGCGCGCTCTCGGCGTTCCGCACCATCGGCATGCGCGTGGACGCGGCCACGCTCGACGAACCGGCCGAGGCGATGTGGCGCACCGCCGTGACCCTGCGCCACCTGTCGGTGGGCGACGACCTGCGTGCCTACGCCGCCGACCCGGCCAAGCGCGCGTTGATGAAACCCGAGGCGCTGTGGGAGGTCGAGGGCTTCCAACAGCTGACGCCCGAACGCATCGCCGATGCGCAGGCCGGACGCACGCGGATCTACGAGGCCTTCCGCAAGGCGTTCGAGCAATTCGACTTCCTGGTGCTGCCGACCGCGCAGGTGTTCCCGTTCGATGTCGAGCAGCACTGGCCGCGCGAGATCGCCGGCACGCCGATGGACAGCTATCACCGCTGGATGGAGGTGACGCTGCCGGCGACGATGGCTGGCGTGCCGGCGCTGGCGGTACCGGCCGGGTTCGGCGGACCCGACGACCTGCCACTTGGCCTGCAGATCATCGGGCCCACGCATGCCGACCTGGCCGTGCTGCAGGTCGCGCATGCCTACGAACAGGCCTCGCCGTGGATCGCCGCACGGCGCCCATCGGCACTGAACACCGACGCCTGA